From a region of the Litorilinea aerophila genome:
- a CDS encoding SdiA-regulated domain-containing protein, with product MVRIPPVNRHRVYALWPWLVGLLLLIPLLVQAQVWAQDPAEGLAELRTVYLSDVQVMSGRGVAYSVDRGVFYVLEPAEAGARVSVFTPYEEYLGQVELGIAVDSQWNLAYGLDRLWLRASDGQSLLGVALDDLAVVDVATVDVSGLASGQVAGMAVDETAGVIWLLDTDRQELVGVYVRGALAGQLAGRVALTGVEKSVAGLARDPRDGHWSVLAADGTAVYELSPEGTVLQRRDTRGLELVGPRGLVWAPSPDLTDGADVWHLFILDSGLQEHPAQPVNPLLFPLRLFLPWVAGGSATEASSQTLLAWQRGRLIEAVPASMAGGSVRASLITVSLVRTVDLSTLSPPSPDSAGLAYISTSNTLLVSDSEVEETVAGITHFQGANLWELTLDATLVYTANISRVPPTSVPMTNEPSGVAWDPNTGDFFFADDGTKWIYRLNPGSDGKIGTSDDTWTRFDTEVYGNLDPEGITYDSWHNRLFVADGVNREIYEYTLDGTLVNQFDVEVYGIIDPESVEFNPDTGTLFILDSNRQNRVIIETTTAGVLIEIYDISAANSRKAAGLAYAPASDGSGAKHFYVVDRGVDNNSDPNAVDGKLYELTGPPTGNTTPTPCDNNQSIPCPPTATPTPTSTETATPEPTATSTPTPTETATPEPTATSTPTPTETATPEPTATLTPTPTETATPEPTATSTPTPTETATPEPTATLTPTSTETATPEPTATLTPTPTETATPEPTATLTPTPTETATPEPTATSTPTPTETATSEPTATSTPTPTETATPEPTATPTPTPTETATPEPTATSTPTPTETATPEPTATLTPTPTETATPEPTATPTPTPTPTATRTAGPPATLTRTPKPTATATRTASPTVTPTHSPTPLPVVTAPVVTTPVASSGHRVYLPYVGYSSTAR from the coding sequence ATGGTTCGCATCCCCCCTGTAAACAGACATCGGGTTTATGCGCTTTGGCCCTGGTTGGTTGGCCTGCTCCTGTTGATTCCCCTCCTGGTCCAGGCCCAGGTGTGGGCCCAAGATCCCGCCGAGGGGCTGGCAGAACTGCGGACGGTGTACCTGTCTGACGTGCAGGTGATGTCCGGAAGAGGGGTCGCGTACAGCGTGGACCGGGGCGTGTTCTACGTGCTGGAGCCCGCGGAGGCGGGAGCCCGGGTGAGCGTTTTCACGCCCTATGAGGAATACCTGGGCCAGGTGGAGCTGGGGATAGCGGTGGATTCCCAGTGGAATCTTGCCTATGGATTGGATCGGCTGTGGTTGCGGGCGTCCGATGGCCAATCGTTGCTGGGCGTCGCCCTGGACGATCTGGCGGTGGTGGATGTGGCGACGGTGGATGTGAGCGGGTTGGCCTCCGGGCAGGTGGCCGGCATGGCGGTGGATGAGACGGCCGGCGTGATCTGGCTGTTGGATACGGACCGACAGGAGCTGGTTGGGGTCTATGTGAGAGGCGCTTTGGCCGGCCAGCTCGCCGGCCGGGTCGCGTTGACCGGGGTGGAGAAGAGCGTGGCCGGGTTGGCCCGGGATCCCCGGGATGGACACTGGTCTGTACTGGCAGCCGATGGCACGGCCGTCTATGAGCTCAGCCCGGAAGGCACGGTGTTGCAGCGCCGCGACACCCGCGGGCTGGAGCTGGTGGGGCCCCGGGGGCTTGTGTGGGCGCCCAGCCCAGACCTGACCGATGGGGCCGATGTTTGGCATCTGTTCATTCTGGATAGTGGCCTCCAGGAGCACCCTGCGCAGCCGGTGAACCCCCTGCTCTTCCCGTTGCGCCTGTTTCTGCCCTGGGTCGCCGGCGGGAGCGCCACGGAAGCCAGCTCCCAGACCCTGCTCGCGTGGCAAAGGGGGCGGCTTATCGAGGCGGTGCCTGCCTCCATGGCGGGGGGAAGCGTACGGGCCAGCCTCATCACCGTCAGCCTGGTACGCACGGTGGATCTCTCTACCCTGTCGCCCCCCAGCCCGGATTCCGCCGGCCTGGCCTATATTAGCACTTCCAACACCCTCCTGGTCAGCGATTCGGAGGTGGAGGAGACCGTGGCCGGAATCACCCATTTTCAGGGCGCGAACTTGTGGGAACTGACCCTGGACGCCACCCTTGTTTATACCGCCAATATTTCTCGCGTCCCGCCGACCTCCGTTCCCATGACCAATGAACCTTCGGGTGTGGCGTGGGATCCCAATACGGGTGACTTTTTCTTTGCCGACGACGGCACGAAGTGGATTTACCGCCTCAACCCAGGCAGTGACGGGAAAATTGGGACCAGCGACGATACCTGGACCCGCTTCGACACCGAAGTCTATGGGAATCTGGACCCTGAAGGCATCACCTACGATTCCTGGCACAATCGCCTTTTCGTAGCGGACGGTGTCAACCGAGAAATCTATGAGTACACCTTGGACGGCACCCTGGTCAACCAGTTTGATGTGGAAGTATACGGCATCATCGATCCAGAAAGCGTGGAATTTAACCCCGATACTGGTACGCTCTTCATCCTGGACAGCAACCGTCAAAACCGGGTCATTATCGAAACCACGACCGCAGGCGTTCTCATCGAGATCTACGACATTTCTGCTGCAAACTCGCGGAAGGCGGCCGGGCTGGCCTACGCGCCGGCCAGCGATGGTTCCGGCGCGAAACACTTCTACGTGGTGGACCGGGGCGTCGACAATAACTCTGATCCGAATGCCGTGGATGGCAAGCTTTACGAGCTGACAGGGCCGCCAACAGGGAACACCACCCCTACTCCTTGTGACAACAACCAGAGCATCCCATGTCCACCCACGGCCACGCCGACACCGACGTCGACGGAGACAGCGACACCGGAGCCCACGGCCACGTCGACACCGACGCCGACGGAGACAGCGACACCGGAGCCCACGGCCACGTCGACACCGACGCCGACGGAGACAGCGACACCGGAGCCCACGGCCACGTTGACACCGACGCCGACGGAGACAGCGACACCGGAGCCCACAGCCACGTCGACACCGACGCCGACGGAGACAGCGACACCGGAGCCCACGGCCACGTTGACACCGACGTCGACGGAGACAGCGACACCGGAGCCCACGGCCACGTTGACACCGACGCCGACGGAGACAGCGACACCGGAGCCCACGGCCACGTTGACACCGACGCCGACCGAGACAGCGACGCCAGAGCCCACGGCCACGTCGACACCGACGCCGACGGAGACGGCGACATCGGAGCCCACGGCCACGTCGACACCGACGCCGACGGAGACGGCGACGCCAGAGCCCACGGCCACGCCGACACCGACGCCGACGGAGACGGCGACGCCGGAGCCCACGGCCACGTCGACACCGACGCCGACGGAGACGGCAACGCCGGAGCCCACGGCCACGTTGACGCCGACGCCGACGGAGACGGCGACGCCAGAGCCCACGGCCACGCCGACACCGACGCCGACACCGACGGCAACGAGGACGGCAGGGCCTCCGGCTACGTTGACCAGGACACCGAAGCCCACGGCGACAGCCACGCGGACGGCGAGCCCCACGGTCACGCCGACGCATTCACCCACGCCGCTGCCGGTGGTGACCGCACCTGTGGTGACAACACCCGTGGCATCCAGTGGACATCGGGTCTATCTACCGTATGTGGGATACAGCAGCACGGCCCGGTGA